Within Populus trichocarpa isolate Nisqually-1 chromosome 6, P.trichocarpa_v4.1, whole genome shotgun sequence, the genomic segment gaaacataagaataaatatgtcattaaaacaattttaaaatgaatttctatACTTTCAAAACAAGAGGTACAAAGGAAACATGCCTTTagagacaatatttattattttttattcctaaaatatcattgtaaaaaactctTCATTCCAAAATTAtcatgtaagaataaaaatgattattatcacagttttaaaatccaatttaaGAGTCAATATGGAGCAAAGTCTAGGTCAATGGGTGAGGCCTGGGTCATGGGTCGGGTTGACCCAAGTTAGCATAAGAGTGAAAAATGTTATTatgatagttttaaaacctgatccGAGATCGATATCGGGCAAGCCCGGTTCACGAGTGGGATTGACCATTGACCCGGGTTGAGATAAGAATAAAAgtaattatcatagttttaaaatatgacTACAGGGTCGACCTAGGGTAAGGTTCAGGTCACGTGTCAGGAGGATCAACCCAAGTTGACCAgggtcaatataaaataaaagtggttattatcataatcttaaaactTGATTCAGGGGTCAACCCGGGGCAAGGCCCCGATCACGGATTTGGTGGGTCAACTTGGGTGGACTCgggtcaatgtaaggataaaaattactattatcatagttttaaaatctgactTGGGAGTCAACCAGGGCAAGGCCCCGATCACAGTCTGGGAGAGTCAACatgagttgactcgagtcaacatATGGATAACAATGGtcattattatagttttaaaaccagACTTGGGAGTCGACCCAAGGCAAGATTTAGGTCATGGATCGAGAGGGTCAACTCTACTGACCTGGATTTATCCTgagttgttcataaattttttaaacttggacAAGTTCAGGCTCAGATCAACCCATCAAGTTAGTTCTGATTTTATAACtaaggttattataatattaataattcaaCACTCGATATAAATTAaagtacaaaaaataaaatgttgaattatttttttaaatatgtaagtttgaTAACAATACATATCAagggtaaaatatatttttttatattttattttatcttaaccaccataaccaaacatgatATAGAGATAGTCATTTTGTCTTGTACATCACTATCAAACACAATCATGTCTTAGTCTCATTTGTCTCCAGTGTCTCTATCTTTCTTGTCTTGGGACAGTAACCAAGCACTACCTAGGTATTGTGAGTTAAAAATggatttttgtaaaaaacatttaaccTTGATTTCCTATCCATCATAGTGATTGAAATCTTAGATAAATCACGTGATGTGTTGGctgacttttttttcaaaaaactttagGACAAACCCAATTACATTAAGAAAATGTGTCCGCGTGCGAGCCCTTCTAAATGGACCAAGCCCAGTGGCATAtggcctctctttttttaattctttttagttttttttttgtaattttggctttttaaaaaacaaatcatgttttttttacatgtgtttttaaaatgattttttaattcatatttaaattaatacacattctctctaattttttaatttagtattttttaaatagtggttgttttttaagtattttatatgaatttaattcttgaatggatttttatatttcatttatatttttttttatgttttatataattaacatttattttttaaaaaaaaatatttatttttggataatatttataataagtgtaattttatatgtttttcactttgattttatttaataaatttttgtatatttttatttctactctcatttaattaaataaaaataataattttaataaatatagtcattaaataaaatcaatcaattaaatggATCGTGTtctattatcaaatattttaataaatatttatcttttcactttttcaaatacatatttaattatcattaataattttttatttattaatacaaatactttttaatttatttaattcactGCGGCACTACCAGTATAACTCTCTTGATTTGTTAccgattttttaaataaaaaacttgtcaaaaatgtctatgtatttattatttttattgaaaaaaaaaatagctgcAGGTAGGTAGATACAAAAAGTCAATCCCATCACTCTACCgcatggatttgatgaatctTGAGTTACTTGGAGTTGGAGCACAACTTGATCATGATCCAACGAGCATGCAAGATTGAATAAGATAATCACCTGATACCAGTGTTACATCATCATCACAGCACAGGTCTCCCCTCCCATGACCCATCATAGCTAGATAGAGATGGAGATGTGATCATAATGGTCTGCTAAATGTAATTATCACTGGAACAGTAGGGTAAGGCCCACGTGGAAATCCAAAAGACGTGAACAGGTAGATAGGGCTTGTAATTGCTTCAATAACTATGTCAAAGATCTCCTCACTAGATTTTCTCATCATTTTTGGTTTTGCTTGCATCACCATTTCTTGTAAAGTACGCTGCTAAAAAACCTGGAACAGTGTATTTCGCTGTTCTTTTCATAGCATTACAGTATTACAGCACAACACGCTTGCCTTAAACCTTTAGTTTTTTAGATTCTGAAGAGAAAGTATAAAACTCCCTTGCTTCATTAcctttgttgttttaaaatagCTAAAAGAGCAAAGGACTTCCTCTGAAAATTGGTGCCCAGAACCTGCCATGAACAGGAGTTGTAACAGAGAGAATCCACATATTTTGATTGTGATGATTGCAGAGAAGCAGATAATGAAAGGTGGTGGGGATGGCAAAGGGAGGGAAATAATGGGCCCTCAAAAGCCTGCAAGAGAAATGAGTGACACTGCACCAGAGATAAATTTGCTtccctttttctctctccatGTCCTTGTTTTTACTCTTGTGTGGCTCCTCTCTCCCCAGCTTGAGTCTTATAGGTACATTTAACATGGCCCTCAGAAGCTTTTTTTGGCTTTTGGGTACCCTCTCCTTGTTTTTTAGTGggttttctgaatttttttgtcctttatttTCAACACTCATTCGTGTTTATGAGCTTTTAAAATCTTACCGAGgagagaaaaatcatgaaatcttgTTAGAGTCAGTCTAAAAATCTAAATCTCAGTTTCTTGGTTTTGggttcttaaagaaaaaaactttacttTTCTGATCACTTAATGCTTGGAGAAGGGTGGGGTTACTGCACGAGCACctgttgccttttttttattacctaaCAAAAGTCACCACTATTTTCTGTCATTTGATCATGAATCATGCTCTTTCATGGAGAAAGAGAAACCAATGATTTCATAGGATGGTTGTGGCTTTTGATTGTAGCTTGTCTTGGGTTCTTTGAGGGAACCTGCATATAGTGTCAACCAGTGTAATAACTTTCCACTTTGTCTTGTGAGCATAATAAAATTCTTATGTCTGATTTGGGAAATCCCATGAATCTGCATGAAAATTCTTaactctcattattttttttgtctgctAGGTATGCTGGACAACATTGTGTCCACAGGGACTGTCTCTTGTTGGGTGATCGCTATTCAGCAAATGACAAGAAGGTTGGTCATTTTCACATGCCTTTTTAGAATTCCAGCACCCCTGCTATGTCCATGCATTTGTTCAAGACAAACTTGAACGTTAATCTTGCTCTTCCTTGCTCCTGATCTCAACTGTTTTAGCATGCTTGTGCAGAGTTCTTTAGGTCTTTTTTCTCCTTGCTTTCCTCGGATGCTATTTTGGTGTTCTAAATACAGAAGGGTTGGGCTTCAGTTACATGGTCTTTGCATCCTTCTCCCATCTGTGCTTTTACTCGAATAATAGTGCACAAGAGCTTTGGAAGCTTAAAGTACGCACATCTGAAATTTCTCCTATAGCTTACAATTTACAACATCGGGAGAGGTGTCATTTACACAACATTCTTAGATTACACCTATCATCTCCCTTATGCTGTTGATTTTTTCCATATCGGTCCCTCCTTTAACTCTTAAAAGGTTGATCCATGCTTTCCTCATGTATAGTTTCGAAGTCATGAGAGCATTTTCACTTGTATACAAGTAGGCTAGGCCCATTTTGGGCTGTGGTGACTGCTACTAAACTGCAAACTCAACAGCCCCTAAGTCAGATATCTGAACGAAATTACACATGCAGGTCTTCTTTCACGTGTTTTAATGGCTGGTTGTTGCTTCAGTCAAATTGTGACTCGATAGAACAAGAGaacaaagagtttttttttttccagggaGAATAAACTAGTTGACACCAATGATAATTTACTCGACTTTAAACATTTTCTTCACCTTGTCTCTATATGTGAATCAGTGCATGGAAGATTGAGAGTGGTCATTGATTTACTTTTATGCATGTGTGAGATGAAAgatctaatttaatttcatcaaaattaaaacatgaaccTATGCTGGAATCTTTATGCACTTTCCAATGAACCTAGGACTACGCAATGAGGGATAGCCTCCTACATTACATTGTTATAACACTAGAAATTGCTGTCACTGGGACTTGGACCTTGCTTCACTTAAGGAAGCTATCGGTAGGCTAAGTCTGATATTCTGGTATGGTTTCCAATGAGATAAAGAATGCAAAGAAATCTGCAATTTCACGCCCAGATATTGCTTGTGTTTCATCATCCATCTTTTTTCTGTATACATATgaacattgttttaatttcctCCTTTAATTGTGGTTCTATGGTTTACATTAAGTTTCTCTGACCTTTTCAAATCATTGCAATTTTCCAGTTGAATATTACTTGAcatcagaaattaaaaacttCAAAGAGATTGCCAGCAAAAACAACATAGAATCAGCTACAGAAAGCATGTTAGTGTTCTGTTGTTCATGATCCTTAGTGAGAAGAGTTCCCCATAAGTGCAGAGAACGCTGTTTTGCAAGTGAAAGTGGCCTAACATACAAGTGAAGCATTCAGCTGACTTTCAAGTGTTTTGTGCCTCTTGCCATGTGATTTGATCGATGCACAATATCATGGAGAATGGTTTGTTTGGTGTTCCAATAGATATGGCAGGAAGGAATTCTGTTGCTACAGATCGATCATCACAGAGAACCCCAAACTCACTTGTCCAGTTTGATTCATTCAACCTTAACAACCATAGTCAGACAGTGGTTGGATTTACCATGCTTCCGACATTGCAAGGAGAACCTATCAATGATCTCCATGCAAGCATTCACTTGGCCAATCGATCTTCAGTTATGAACTCAGAGGCATTAGTTACATCTCTTGGAAGGAATGTAGTGGGAGATGCTTTACCTGGCTGTTCACGTTCTATTAGTAACACTCCGTTTGATGAGCAATTTGGGGgtggaacaacaatttctaGTTCTTCACTTGCTACTCTTTTAGCCACAAGAAGTGGTCTTCAAGAAAATCCGAACGACTTGGCAATTTCAGGACCGTCAAGCTACCCTTTAGACGAGTTCAGGTCTTTTGTTTCAAATGACTGCACCAATGCTTTGAGCTCTTCATTTGCGTCGTCTTTGAATTATGGATGTGGTGAAGTATTTGGTAACATGAATAGTAAGGAGGATTTTGACAGGTTTCCTGCTCCTTTAGAGCTTGGTGGACGAACATCTGTAAGAGCAGGATTTCAACCATATTCGTCCATTGGAAGCCTGCAGCTGAATAGCTGGGTAGAGCCAAATGGTGTGAATGTGAGTGCAGGTGACCCTTTTGCATCTGGTAAACCTACTAACGAGCTCTCTTTGAGTCTTTCCACATCCCAGCCTTCTGTCATAGATAGAAGTATCCCAGATCAATGCTTGGAGATAAGTTGTAATCATTTAACACGCCATTGTTTGAAAGAAACAAGGTCATGCTCTGAACAAACTTCTTCTAGTAGTAAGGAGCTTTCTTTGAGTTGCCATTCTTATAACGCTGGTCAATTCTCACAAGTATTAGTAGGATCCAGATATCTTCATGTAATACAGGAAATACTTGCTAAAATTGCAAGCTATTCACTAGAGAATGTGGACCAGATAAGCTCTTCTACTGTTTGGTTCAAGACTGGAGCAAGTACACCATTCTCTTCAAGTTACCCTACTGAAGGAGGTATGTTGTCGATGGGTTCTGATGAATCTCCTGGTGTGAATGGTAGATTTGAAGTTCAAATGGATC encodes:
- the LOC7470708 gene encoding homeobox protein ATH1, encoding MHNIMENGLFGVPIDMAGRNSVATDRSSQRTPNSLVQFDSFNLNNHSQTVVGFTMLPTLQGEPINDLHASIHLANRSSVMNSEALVTSLGRNVVGDALPGCSRSISNTPFDEQFGGGTTISSSSLATLLATRSGLQENPNDLAISGPSSYPLDEFRSFVSNDCTNALSSSFASSLNYGCGEVFGNMNSKEDFDRFPAPLELGGRTSVRAGFQPYSSIGSLQLNSWVEPNGVNVSAGDPFASGKPTNELSLSLSTSQPSVIDRSIPDQCLEISCNHLTRHCLKETRSCSEQTSSSSKELSLSCHSYNAGQFSQVLVGSRYLHVIQEILAKIASYSLENVDQISSSTVWFKTGASTPFSSSYPTEGGMLSMGSDESPGVNGRFEVQMDPALQKRALEAKRTQLLTLLQVVDERYSQCLDEIHTVISAFHAATELDPQIHTRFALQTISFLCKRLRDRISNQILAMGAQLDSGDTIEIEGSFESSYLQKQWTLQQLKKKDHPLWRPQRGLPERSVSVLRAWMFQNFLHPYPKDAEKHLLAVKSGLTRSQVSNWFINARVRLWKPLIEEMYAEMNRRKAHQIEEGTYSNHRGQISISNPRFNVN